The genomic stretch GGAGGTTGCTGAGTGGGGTACCCAGGATAGAACTATTGTAGCACCATCTGGTGGCCTATCTTGTCTATCAGTGAAGCCTGGCTTCTTGGGGGACAGAGCTGGTGCTGAGAGGCCTAAGGGCCCCAGTCAGTATATGTTGGAACTGAAGCTGGGCACCAGCCTGGAATGAACAGGCCCAGGAGATCATAACTGTTCTTGCTTGGCGACTAGGAGCCGCCCAGGACAGATAAGCTATAGTCACCCTGGCAGGGTTGATGGGGCTtcaggtgggaaggagggagcagGTGTCAGTTGGGATAGAATACTTTGACAACTGTCAGAATGAAAGCTTTCAGTGGGTGTGGCTGGCACTGGTGCCCAGGGAGAGAATGGGTGGATTGCTTTTCCGGGGGAGGAGAGATAAAAAGCTTTTCCAGTAGACAGTTTGGCAATCCTTTAATGTACTGTGGGGGTTCGATCCATGCAACATGGACAGCGTCCTCTGAGGGGCCTGTAGGAGGAGTAGGAACAGGCTTGGCTGAGGGGGGAcagtgtcctctgagaggcctgcATGAGGAGTAGGAACAGACTCAGCTGAGGGGGGACAGCATCCTCTGAGAGGCCTGCATGAGGAGTAGGAACAGACTCAGCTGAGGGGGGACAGTGTCCTCTGCGGGCCTGCAGGAGGAGTGGGAACAGGCTTGGCTGAGGGGGGAcagtgtcctctgagaggcctgcATGAGGAGTGGGAACAGACTCAGCTGAGGGGGGACAGTGTCCTCTGTGGGCCTGCAGGAGGAGTAGGAACAGACTCAGTTGAGGGGGGACAGTGTCCTCTGCGGGCCTGCAGGAGGAGTGGGAACAGGCTTGGCTGATGGGGTGCCACTAGAGGGAGTGTTTGCAGAATGGTGATCTCGGAGTCTGGGCCTCTGAGTGGTTGATGAAAACCCAGCCCTTTATTATCCCCCTCCTGAGGATGAGTGGTTTAGGGGCCCTAATGAGGGGTCCTGGGCTACCCCCATGGGAGATGAGGGTATAATTCTTCCTGGTTAGCTCTGTGCCCAGAATGAGCTCCAAGGGGCAGTGAGCTGCTTTTTGGCAGTCGCCCGGGAAGTGGCCTGTGTGCACTTCCCCCTTGGTTGGTAGGCAGCTGATTGCTGAGAATCATTCCTGCTGGATGGGGGTGACAGCTCCTCCCACTGCCTGGGAGTGTGCCTCCCACTGTTTTTGCAATGCCTCCTTACTAACAGCAGAGGTGAACCGGGGTCCTCACAGCTAAGTTAGCTCTGTTCTTTCAGACCCTCCCACATGGCACAAACCTAACTCAGCGATCTTACTGTGTCACCTGCAGTCTCTTGAGCAAACCCCTGGGTGAGGTTTCTCAGTACATGGAGAGAGGGACATCCTCAGTCATAGACTGCAGGGGTCAGGTAGGGAGCTTCAGGCAGTTCATAGGCTGGGGTCTTAAAGTGAGTTTGGGTACTGTAACATGGGTAACCTGGACTTCTCTACCCAGCACATCTGGGCGTGAGGAGAGGGACATGAGGGAAGGATCTTGTTGATTGAGCTCGGCCTGCTGCACCAGGGCTGACACGGGCATGTCAGTGAGGATGTCTGGTAGGGCACCAGGCAAGAGCATTCCATGAAGGCTCTACCCTCTTTCACCTGCAGGTCCTGGACTCCCCTGGGGAATAGGAAGGCCAGGGGAGTCAGTGGCCTAGGCCCTTTCCTAAAAGAAGCACCGTGAAAACTGTGTCCCCAGAAGACTTGGGGTCCACCTGGGCCTAGGGATGGGCCCCAGGACTGTCATAGAGCAGGGTATCCACCTGTGCTCGTTGCAGCCACAGGCGTCTCTGGTTGTCACCAAGAAGTATGCGCAGTGAATGAGTCGGGCGGCAGGCAGATAGGGCAGTGCAGTGGGTAGCGTGTAGCTGGCGGCAAGTGTCACAGCAGAGGGTGGGTAGGTTGCCAGGGCTCAAGCAGCTATGAGCCTGGTAGCTCAGAGGCTCAACAGCCGGCCCGTAGGCCGAGGGTGCTGCTCCTTCTGCCTGCCTGTGACGGGGGCTGGCTTGCCCAGGGCTTGAAGGGGATTCAGGGGGAGCTAAGTCCCCTGACCGACTCAGCTCCCGgcgcagagagaggaaggagaaagcagaggGTTCTGGCTCCAGCTCCTCTTCCAGAGCCCCGTATGGTGGGCTGCTGGCCCGGTGTAGCTCATCAGCTGGGGTGTCCCAGGACTGGCCTCCAGAGCCCCATAGTTTGGCACTCTGCTCCCAGAGTGGTGGCCTATAGGCCAGTTCCACAGGAGGTGAGTCCAGGCCCGGCGAAGGCTCACCATACAGACTGGCCTCTGAGCTCTCGTCTTCCTGCAGGTCCTGGTACAGGTCCACTGAGGCCCCATAAGCAGCAGGTGTGCCTcgagggggcaggggtgggggctcCTCATCTTGGGCCAGCCGCTGCTGAAGCCAGGCTACACAGGAGGCCACATCCCCACTAGCCCTTCGAGCTCGGAGCAGCTCCTCAGCTGGTAGCACACTGGTACCCAGCTGGGTCAGCACCTCACCTAGGATCTCACACTCCAACCGGAGAGCAAAGCAGCCCAGAGCCACCTGCACCAGCTggcaggcagggggtggggtggtcaCCATTAGGCGGTGGTTGTCCCTGCGCACGTAGCCCATCTTCTGGAAGCTTCGAGTCAGGAGCTCCTCAGAGAGTACACCCTTCAGCACATGCACATAGCCCCCTGAGAAGGTCTGTAAGGAAGGGTCCTGGTCAGGTGTGCTCTTCCATAAAGGATCCTGGATGCAGTCCTGCCTTGACTGCACCAAGGGTGCACTTCTGAAGTTGTGTTCACCCCCTGAGATAGTTTTCATCTGTCTGGAGTGAGCCTGGATTTAGACATTTTTTACCTCCAAGGGAGAACCTAAGTGTGTATGCTAGGTAAACATTGTGTCGCTGAGACATATTCCTAGCCcctcaggtctttttttttttttttttttttggttcttttttttcggagctggggatcgaacccagggccttgcgcttcctaggcaagcgctctaccactgagctaaatccccaaccccgtttttttttttttttttttttttttttttttttttttttttttttttaagacaaggtcctTATTGTAAAGCTCAGCTTGACCCTaaactcaccatcctcctgcctccgcctacAGGAATATTCCATCGCATCTAGCTGGCAGGTAGCCTCTTACATCCTGTTCTGcccattgtttttgtttcctcCCCGACTCTAGTATTCCAGACTCTAATGTGCTTTCTAGATCAAAGCTACCTACCGGGCCAAAGGGGCAGGCTAAGTGTGGGTCTTTCTCAAGTGTGAACATCCAGAACGGCTCTAGGCACCCTTGGGGCACTTCTGTGCCCAGCACCCTCAGGAAGAGGACATCTACACACAAGGAGCACAGGCTAGAACACCCTTCTTTGGTCTTTGCACCTTGACTGAAGAGAAAAGGGGCTTTCCCCAAAAACTACCCAGCTAGGAGGCTCTATCCTTGCCAGTTCCACCCCAACACTTTCTGAACTCTACAATGTCAAGGCCAAGCCGCCGCCTCTGTCCTCTGGGCCTCTAGCGTCACAGGATGAATGAAAGTCCTGGGATCTCGGGTGTCCCTGTGGAGCAGCAGGCTGATGGGGTGTGGAGGGGGAGACGCTGCCATGACAACCAGTGGAGGTTTACCTCGCCCACGTGCTTACTGACGTCATTGCCTTCCCACTCAAAATTAGCTCAGAGCGGCCCTGCCCCCTCTAGGTGGTCTGCCATCTGACCTCAGGACTAAGCCAGCCCTGGACCTGGCCACCTAACCTGGACCTAGGCAGGAACAAGACCCCTGCCGTTCTCTTCCCAGTCTTAGCAGCCTCCTTTTACAGAAGGGACCAGTCCACATCCTAGAGGAGTTAAGATGACCATAGGACATCAAATacctccctcacccacccacagcTACCCTAGAATTTCCATGGCAACTAGGGCAGTGAGACTACTCTGAGGACAGCCATGTAAGTTCTAGGTCAATGACTGATAGGCATGCAATCCCAACGCCCACGACCCCTCAGCGCAGAACCCTCCCCTGAAGAGGGCCTGCAGCCCCCAGCAGTCGGACCAGGAAGGGAGTGAAGGAGCATCACTAACACCGTACCTTGATGGTGGTGAACTCCTTTCTCCAGGGCAGCAGGTACAGGTGCACAGCGGCCAGCTCTAGGAGTTCGAAGGCGCGGGCCAGATCGCGGAGGGCTGGCGCCAGGTCAGCACGGCCCCACAGGCCATCAGTGAACAGTGCCAGCGCATCGTCCTGAAGCGCCCCGTGCAGGTCGAAGTCCTCCACCAGAATCTGCCAGAGCACCGCGCGCAGCGAGGGATCGCCACAGACGCCCGCGCGGCCGCGCCGCAGCTCACGCTCCAGGCACAGGCGATAGTCCTCCGACAGCGAGCTGCTGCCCATCCTGACCGAGCGCGGGACGAGGTGTCAAACTAGAGACCATATCATCTCAGCTGTGCCACTCTCCACCCCGCACCCA from Rattus norvegicus strain BN/NHsdMcwi chromosome 19, GRCr8, whole genome shotgun sequence encodes the following:
- the Spata2L gene encoding spermatogenesis-associated protein 2-like protein isoform X2 is translated as MKTISGGEHNFRSAPLVQSRQDCIQDPLWKSTPDQDPSLQTFSGGYVHVLKGVLSEELLTRSFQKMGYVRRDNHRLMVTTPPPACQLVQVALGCFALRLECEILGEVLTQLGTSVLPAEELLRARRASGDVASCVAWLQQRLAQDEEPPPLPPRGTPAAYGASVDLYQDLQEDESSEASLYGEPSPGLDSPPVELAYRPPLWEQSAKLWGSGGQSWDTPADELHRASSPPYGALEEELEPEPSAFSFLSLRRELSRSGDLAPPESPSSPGQASPRHRQAEGAAPSAYGPAVEPLSYQAHSCLSPGNLPTLCCDTCRQLHATHCTALSACRPTHSLRILLGDNQRRLWLQRAQVDTLLYDSPGAHP
- the Spata2L gene encoding spermatogenesis-associated protein 2-like protein isoform X1; this translates as MGSSSLSEDYRLCLERELRRGRAGVCGDPSLRAVLWQILVEDFDLHGALQDDALALFTDGLWGRADLAPALRDLARAFELLELAAVHLYLLPWRKEFTTIKTFSGGYVHVLKGVLSEELLTRSFQKMGYVRRDNHRLMVTTPPPACQLVQVALGCFALRLECEILGEVLTQLGTSVLPAEELLRARRASGDVASCVAWLQQRLAQDEEPPPLPPRGTPAAYGASVDLYQDLQEDESSEASLYGEPSPGLDSPPVELAYRPPLWEQSAKLWGSGGQSWDTPADELHRASSPPYGALEEELEPEPSAFSFLSLRRELSRSGDLAPPESPSSPGQASPRHRQAEGAAPSAYGPAVEPLSYQAHSCLSPGNLPTLCCDTCRQLHATHCTALSACRPTHSLRILLGDNQRRLWLQRAQVDTLLYDSPGAHP